Part of the Eshraghiella crossota genome is shown below.
CTCTGTCACGTCCCTCTTTTTTTGCATGATATAATCTGTTGTCTGCTGTACATAATACTTTATCAACAGAGTCACCATTTCCTGTTGCCACACCTATACTTATGGTAATTTTGATTACCTTATCGTCATACTCAACACACATTTCACGTATGGCTTCTACAAGCATTTCAAGATAAGTTAATGTAGTTTCCATATCACAGCCTGTATATACAAGCAAAAATTCCTCACCACCCCACCTTGCAGCAAAACCTTTTCCGGCCATACTTTTCTTCATAATCTGTGCAACGCTTACCAGCACTTCATCGCCTGCGGTGTGTCCGTATGTATCATTAACTTTTTTGAAAAAGTCAATATCCGCTATCGCAAGGGTATATGGTTCCCCCGTCTTTATATATTGCTCCGATAAGTTTTTAAGATTCTGGTTGCAATATCTCCTATTATATAAATCAGTAAGTGAATCTTTAACTATAAGATTTCTCAAAGACCTCTGCATATTTACGCTTGCCTTTGCAACATCTCCTATTTCATCTTCCCTTGCCAGGGCTTCCCGGTTCATTTCAGCTTTAAGATTGCCGCCTGTAACTTCCCCGAGGAAATTTCTTATATGTTTGAAATTCTTATTAAGTTTACCGAAGTAAAGATAATTCAGATACGTAATAATCACAACACCGGCAATAATCATCGCAATAAGCGGAATTACCTGTTTTGTAAATTTTGAATGAATCTGATTTGCCGGCTTC
Proteins encoded:
- a CDS encoding diguanylate cyclase, whose protein sequence is MEKTTKRKSLMGTFNYIIILPVFFIGIVMAGISYILIKKNVYYEIRSGMENEAYTLANTYDVMYPGYYELVKAENLMALKKGEHYLTNDFIDNIKEDTGLEITIFYNDIRMITTLHSDNKRITGTKMNSAIKKDVLDNGYTMFYDDVRIEEERFFAYYLPVHNGSENIIGAICILKPANQIHSKFTKQVIPLIAMIIAGVVIITYLNYLYFGKLNKNFKHIRNFLGEVTGGNLKAEMNREALAREDEIGDVAKASVNMQRSLRNLIVKDSLTDLYNRRYCNQNLKNLSEQYIKTGEPYTLAIADIDFFKKVNDTYGHTAGDEVLVSVAQIMKKSMAGKGFAARWGGEEFLLVYTGCDMETTLTYLEMLVEAIREMCVEYDDKVIKITISIGVATGNGDSVDKVLCTADNRLYHAKKEGRDRVVSD